ATGCCGGCCGACAGGCCGAACAGCGTGTCGTTGGCCATGGCCAGGGCCTCTTCATAGTCCTTGACGCGGATCACGCTGGCCACGGGGCCGAAGACTTCCTCGCGGTTGATGCGCATGCCGGCTTCGGTGTCCACGAACAGCGTGGGCGCCATGTAAAAGCCTTGCTTGCCGCTGCCTGTGTGGCAGGCGACGCGGCCGCCGCCGGCGGCCAGGCGCGCGCCTTCGGCCTTGGCGATTTCCACATACGAAAGATCCTGCTCCAGCTGGGCCTGGCTGACCACGGGGCCCATGTCGGTGCCGGCGGCGCGAGCATCGCCGACCTTGATCTTGGCCATGCGTGCCTGCAGAGCCTCGATGAAGGCCGGGTAGATCTTGTCGGTGACGATGAGGCGGCTCGATGCCGTGCAGCGCTGGCCCGTGGAGTAGAAGCCGCTTTGCGCCGACAGCTCCACGGCCTGGTTCAGGTCGGCATCGTCCAGCACGATCTGGGGGTTCTTGCCGCCCATTTCCAGCTGCACCTTCTTGCCGCTCTTCACGCAGGCCTCGGCAATGCCGCGACCCACGCCCACCGAACCCGTGAAGCTGATGGCGGCCACATCGGCGTGATTCACCAGGGCCTCGCCGATCACACGGCCCGGGCCCATGACCAGATTGAACACACCGGCGGGAATGCCCGAGCGGTGGATGATGTCGGCCAGGGCCCAGGCACTGCCGGGCACCAGGTCGGCGGGCTTGAGCACCACACAGTTGCCGAAAGCCAGGGCCGGGGCGATCTTCCAGGCCGGG
This region of Comamonas thiooxydans genomic DNA includes:
- a CDS encoding aldehyde dehydrogenase family protein → MTPHLNLINGQWTAADSYSPNTNPSDLSDVIGAYAQGGAGDVQAAVAAAAAAFPAWSTSGIQARSDALDKIGTEILARKAELGELLAREEGKTLPEAIGEVGRAGQIFKFFAGECLRLSGETVPSVRPGIGVEITREPIGVVGLITPWNFPIAIPAWKIAPALAFGNCVVLKPADLVPGSAWALADIIHRSGIPAGVFNLVMGPGRVIGEALVNHADVAAISFTGSVGVGRGIAEACVKSGKKVQLEMGGKNPQIVLDDADLNQAVELSAQSGFYSTGQRCTASSRLIVTDKIYPAFIEALQARMAKIKVGDARAAGTDMGPVVSQAQLEQDLSYVEIAKAEGARLAAGGGRVACHTGSGKQGFYMAPTLFVDTEAGMRINREEVFGPVASVIRVKDYEEALAMANDTLFGLSAGIATTSLKYATHFKRHSQAGMVMVNLPTAGVDYHVPFGGRKGSSYGPREQGRYAQEFYTTVKTAYTLA